In Paenibacillus sp. J23TS9, a single genomic region encodes these proteins:
- the pheT gene encoding phenylalanine--tRNA ligase subunit beta — MKVSTEWLADYVSLENVAAEDLAEKITRAGIEIDEIENRNKGVTKVVVGYVKSKEKHPDADKLNICIVDAGQEEELQIVCGAKNVDAGQKVPVALVGAKLPGGLEIKKAKLRGALSQGMICSAKELGMNDKLLPKEQQEGILVLPESVHVGTPISQVLGLDDEVLEFDLTPNRSDCLSMIGAAYEVGAILGRDVKLPDIEKELVEVSDAAGDHISVKISSPEHCSHYAARYITGVKIGSSPLWMQNRLMAAGVRPINNIVDITNYVMLEYGQPLHAFDADQLTNGAIDVRLAKEGETMVTLDNQERKLEPHMLLITDGVKPVALAGVMGGLNSEVTDNTVNILLESAKFDGGTVRKTSRQLGLRSEASLRFEKEVDPGAVIPALNRAAALISRYAAGTVHKGIVESESVSVEDKVIVLSFDKLNRFLGTDLSMLEVKTIFNRLHFSCADTAQGILEVQVPTRRGDITSDVDLIEEIARLYGYDNIPTTAIEGPTTPGAYTKPQALRRDVRKLFTHGGWQEVISYSFTHPDLTALFPALTEGSHAIKLAMPMSEERSVLRTSVIPQLLDVAAYNANRKQHDLAMFEMGNVFYSQEEQLTAQPKEISVLTLLLCGSRGQKQWNQTPEKVDFFDLKGALETLFEYLGLQNSVSYVANKPQGYHPGRSASVYLTNDGGEQLLIGTLGQVHPQLQQDRGLSDVYTAEILLQPLYDYASEDIRYRELPRFPASERDIAVVVEDSVEAGAMLSVIREAAGELLQSVQVFDVFTGSKLGVGKKSVAIALVYRHNERTLTDEEVSAAHAAVVSQLEQTFHAELRK, encoded by the coding sequence ATGAAAGTATCAACAGAGTGGTTAGCGGATTATGTTTCGCTTGAAAATGTGGCAGCCGAGGATCTGGCTGAGAAAATTACGCGTGCAGGGATCGAAATCGACGAGATTGAAAACCGCAATAAAGGGGTAACCAAGGTCGTTGTCGGCTATGTGAAAAGCAAAGAAAAGCATCCGGATGCGGATAAGCTTAATATTTGCATCGTTGATGCCGGTCAGGAAGAAGAGCTCCAGATCGTATGCGGCGCCAAAAATGTGGATGCCGGCCAAAAGGTGCCTGTAGCACTTGTGGGAGCGAAGCTTCCGGGTGGACTGGAAATTAAAAAAGCCAAGCTTCGCGGTGCTCTTTCCCAAGGCATGATTTGCTCGGCCAAAGAGCTTGGAATGAATGATAAGCTGCTGCCAAAGGAACAGCAGGAAGGCATTTTGGTGCTGCCTGAATCAGTACATGTCGGAACGCCAATCAGCCAGGTGCTGGGACTCGATGATGAGGTACTGGAATTCGATCTAACGCCGAACCGTTCGGACTGCTTGAGCATGATTGGTGCGGCTTACGAGGTTGGAGCGATCCTGGGACGCGATGTCAAGCTGCCGGATATTGAAAAGGAGCTCGTGGAAGTCAGCGATGCAGCCGGGGACCATATTTCTGTGAAAATCAGCTCCCCGGAACATTGCAGCCATTATGCCGCCAGATATATCACCGGCGTAAAGATCGGTTCGTCGCCGCTCTGGATGCAGAACCGTTTAATGGCCGCAGGAGTGCGTCCGATTAATAATATCGTAGATATTACCAACTATGTGATGCTGGAATACGGGCAGCCGCTGCATGCATTTGATGCGGACCAGCTGACGAACGGAGCCATCGATGTCCGTCTTGCCAAGGAAGGCGAAACGATGGTTACACTAGACAACCAGGAACGCAAGCTTGAACCGCATATGCTGCTGATTACCGACGGTGTGAAGCCTGTTGCTCTTGCCGGTGTCATGGGCGGTTTGAATTCCGAAGTGACGGACAATACGGTGAATATTTTACTGGAATCCGCCAAATTTGACGGCGGTACCGTACGTAAGACCTCAAGACAGCTGGGTCTCCGTTCCGAAGCGAGCCTTCGTTTTGAGAAAGAAGTAGATCCGGGGGCTGTTATACCTGCTTTGAACCGTGCAGCTGCATTAATATCACGTTATGCAGCGGGAACCGTTCATAAAGGCATCGTGGAATCCGAGTCGGTTTCTGTGGAGGACAAGGTGATTGTGCTTTCTTTTGACAAGCTGAACCGCTTCCTCGGCACGGATCTTTCGATGCTTGAAGTGAAAACCATCTTCAACCGTCTGCATTTCAGCTGTGCGGATACAGCGCAAGGTATTTTGGAGGTTCAGGTGCCAACACGCCGCGGGGACATCACCAGTGATGTGGATCTCATTGAAGAGATTGCCCGTTTGTACGGGTATGACAATATCCCGACAACAGCGATCGAAGGACCGACAACGCCAGGCGCTTACACGAAACCGCAGGCTCTGCGCCGTGATGTCCGTAAATTGTTCACGCATGGGGGATGGCAGGAAGTGATCAGCTATTCCTTTACGCATCCGGATCTGACAGCCCTATTCCCTGCTTTGACAGAAGGAAGCCATGCGATCAAGCTTGCGATGCCAATGAGCGAGGAGCGGAGCGTGCTTCGAACCAGCGTGATCCCTCAGCTTCTGGATGTTGCTGCCTATAACGCAAACCGCAAGCAGCATGATCTTGCGATGTTCGAGATGGGAAATGTATTCTACAGTCAAGAGGAGCAGCTGACTGCACAGCCGAAGGAAATCTCTGTGCTTACCCTTCTGCTTTGCGGCAGCCGTGGCCAAAAGCAGTGGAATCAAACACCGGAAAAAGTGGATTTCTTCGATCTGAAGGGTGCGCTGGAAACATTGTTTGAATATCTGGGACTCCAGAATTCGGTCAGCTATGTGGCCAACAAGCCGCAGGGCTATCATCCAGGCCGGTCAGCATCTGTATATCTGACCAATGATGGCGGTGAGCAGCTGCTGATTGGTACACTCGGTCAAGTCCATCCTCAGCTTCAGCAGGATCGTGGTCTGAGCGATGTATATACGGCGGAAATTCTGCTTCAGCCGCTCTACGATTATGCGAGCGAAGATATCCGGTACCGCGAACTACCTCGCTTCCCGGCCTCCGAGCGTGATATCGCCGTGGTCGTTGAGGACAGCGTTGAAGCGGGTGCGATGCTATCCGTCATTCGTGAAGCTGCCGGGGAATTACTGCAATCTGTACAGGTATTCGATGTATTCACAGGCAGCAAGCTGGGTGTAGGCAAAAAGAGTGTAGCCATCGCTCTTGTGTACCGCCATAACGAGCGCACGCTTACGGATGAAGAGGTTTCAGCCGCGCATGCAGCCGTAGTCAGCCAGCTTGAGCAAACTTTTCATGCAGAATTGAGAAAATAG
- a CDS encoding endonuclease MutS2, translating into MDDKILHTLEYRKILNKCVSYAQTPMGKQITESLKPDTDLESVKRLLQATDEAYTVDRLKGTPSFGGISDISAALKRAKIGGTLNPHELLAVSNTTNGSRRIKRFITQMNEDEPLKLLMDISENISEQKVLEDAIKACISDEAEVLDSASPGLAQVRRELRSGEVRIREKLDNMIRSSSVAKMLQDQLVTIRGDRFVIPVKAEYRSYFGGIVHDQSGSGATLFIEPESIVAMNNKLRETRMKEEREVEIILQKLTALVGDEADLIVFDLDLVGQLDFIFAKARLAHVMKATMPRMNDRGYLKLRKGRHPLIEMDKVVPIDVELGNSYTSIIVTGPNTGGKTVTLKTIGLLSLMAMSGLFVPAEEGSQLCVFDAIYADIGDEQSIEQSLSTFSSHMTNIIRILKNMTPKSLVLLDEVGAGTDPAEGSALAISILEHIHQTGCRMIATTHYSELKAYAYERKAVINASMEFDVNTLSPTYRLLVGVPGRSNAFAIAERLGLPNQILDYARGEVNEEDQRVEHMIASLEENRLGAEVERGQAEKLRQEMEQLRTRHQQELEKLEQQRERMIEKASAEAREVIAKAKREAEEIITDLRQLAKEEGASVKEHKLIAARRMLDEAEPQQRKKTPARNKVKTPRKIEAGDEVMVYSLNQKGNVVELAGSKEAVVQLGIMKMKVRLDDLELVQSHEAIAKQGQKQATIVKRTRDENIRSELDLRGANLEEALIEVDRFIDEAFLGNLGQVYLIHGKGTGILRNGITDYLRKHKHIKSFRLGNYGEGGTGVTVAELK; encoded by the coding sequence TTGGACGATAAGATTTTGCATACGCTGGAATACCGCAAGATTTTAAATAAATGTGTCAGCTATGCCCAGACTCCCATGGGTAAACAAATAACGGAAAGCCTGAAACCCGATACAGATCTAGAATCGGTAAAACGGCTGCTACAGGCGACCGATGAAGCATACACTGTGGATCGGCTGAAGGGAACGCCTTCCTTCGGTGGGATCAGCGATATATCAGCTGCGTTGAAACGGGCAAAGATTGGCGGCACATTAAACCCTCATGAGTTGCTGGCAGTTAGTAACACGACGAATGGGTCAAGACGTATTAAACGTTTTATCACCCAAATGAATGAAGATGAGCCACTGAAGCTGCTTATGGACATCAGCGAAAATATATCGGAACAAAAAGTGCTTGAGGATGCCATTAAAGCATGCATATCGGATGAAGCTGAAGTGCTCGATTCGGCGAGCCCTGGCCTTGCTCAAGTTCGGCGTGAGCTGCGCTCCGGTGAAGTGCGTATTCGTGAAAAGCTTGACAACATGATTCGCTCATCCTCTGTGGCCAAAATGCTGCAGGATCAGCTTGTAACCATTCGTGGTGATCGGTTCGTTATTCCTGTAAAGGCAGAATACCGTTCTTATTTTGGCGGAATTGTCCATGACCAGTCCGGCTCCGGCGCAACCTTGTTTATCGAGCCTGAATCCATTGTGGCCATGAATAACAAGCTGCGCGAGACCCGGATGAAGGAAGAACGCGAAGTTGAAATTATTTTACAGAAGCTGACGGCATTAGTTGGCGACGAGGCTGATCTGATCGTATTTGATCTGGATTTGGTGGGACAGCTTGATTTTATATTTGCAAAAGCCCGTTTGGCTCATGTGATGAAAGCAACAATGCCAAGAATGAACGACCGCGGATATTTAAAGCTGCGTAAGGGGCGGCACCCCCTCATAGAGATGGACAAGGTTGTTCCGATCGATGTGGAGCTTGGAAATTCGTATACTTCTATTATCGTGACCGGCCCAAATACAGGTGGTAAAACGGTAACGCTGAAGACAATCGGTCTGCTGAGCTTAATGGCGATGTCGGGTTTGTTTGTACCGGCCGAAGAAGGCAGTCAGCTCTGTGTATTTGATGCCATTTATGCCGATATTGGGGATGAGCAAAGTATCGAGCAAAGCTTGAGCACATTCTCCAGCCATATGACCAATATCATCCGGATTCTGAAAAATATGACGCCTAAAAGCCTTGTTCTTCTGGACGAGGTTGGTGCAGGTACGGATCCGGCTGAAGGTTCCGCACTCGCCATCTCCATTCTGGAGCATATTCATCAGACGGGCTGCCGCATGATCGCTACGACTCACTACAGTGAGCTGAAGGCTTATGCTTATGAGCGGAAAGCGGTCATTAACGCAAGCATGGAGTTTGACGTCAATACCTTAAGCCCGACTTACCGGCTGCTTGTAGGGGTACCAGGCCGAAGCAATGCATTCGCGATTGCCGAGCGGCTCGGACTGCCGAACCAAATCCTGGATTATGCGCGCGGAGAAGTCAACGAAGAGGATCAGCGCGTTGAACATATGATTGCTTCCCTCGAGGAAAACCGCCTGGGTGCTGAAGTGGAGCGCGGGCAGGCGGAAAAGCTGCGTCAGGAAATGGAACAACTGCGCACCCGTCACCAACAGGAGCTGGAGAAACTCGAGCAGCAGCGAGAGCGTATGATTGAAAAGGCATCGGCAGAGGCGAGAGAGGTCATTGCCAAAGCGAAACGTGAAGCTGAGGAGATCATCACTGACTTACGGCAGCTGGCGAAGGAAGAAGGAGCTTCCGTCAAGGAGCATAAGCTGATTGCTGCTCGCAGAATGCTGGATGAAGCCGAACCGCAGCAGCGTAAGAAAACACCTGCACGGAACAAGGTCAAGACTCCTCGTAAGATTGAAGCAGGGGATGAAGTCATGGTCTACAGCCTGAACCAGAAAGGTAATGTTGTAGAGCTCGCAGGCTCAAAGGAAGCAGTCGTGCAGCTAGGCATTATGAAGATGAAGGTCAGACTAGATGATCTGGAACTCGTCCAATCGCATGAAGCTATAGCCAAGCAAGGACAGAAGCAGGCTACGATCGTGAAACGTACACGAGACGAGAATATCCGGAGTGAACTGGATTTACGCGGAGCGAATTTGGAGGAAGCATTAATTGAGGTGGATCGCTTTATAGACGAAGCCTTCCTTGGCAATTTAGGCCAGGTTTATTTGATCCACGGAAAAGGAACAGGCATACTCCGAAACGGTATTACAGATTACCTGCGTAAGCATAAGCATATAAAAAGCTTCCGTCTAGGCAATTATGGCGAAGGCGGCACAGGTGTAACCGTAGCAGAA
- the zapA gene encoding cell division protein ZapA translates to MTTPDRTRVSVEIYGTSYKLVGSSADYMKKVATYVDERMNLISKSHSRLDTPKLAVLAAVHMAEEAIQMQDIRNEVKMLTGERSELRSELAQLQAARTEQQELYAKLKEEHSTGIKEKEELRKRWETEKAGLEKQLEEIKASLTGELQKTRTTLSKELEDTRILLKKETEIKESLQRKEKQAAEQLQRDRQSLEAKHKTAMQELERGHAATLQSAQQKHQELLKSTEEKHQTVLRESQQKYETSLQESEKKHKAAVDGLNKQLDELRGGSSQLQGKLRSLQEELQQAKNAYAKLQEQHQAALKKEEVSQTELKTLREQQIRLNGQVGRLKEEAVHSEEEHRRMQKLLEEYSTSSNKQKSELEELHTEAASWRTQVEKQKEEIGELELRVLEAGEQNDALEAGMKSLHDELSVLKEQADKDSQKLASADQKALEYQGRLDEQQQLIHSQNKKLDDLDETLQLQELSIEEQKELLVEKEKQLREHQAKLESNEALVQQLQQSLKEKENQQQQLEQALEDREERYLKLQQTLEASETQSLELQQTLEASELQTLELQQSLEASRAQTLELQQTLEASELQTLELQQSLEASREQTLELQQSLEASRTQTLELQQTLEASRAQTLELQQSLEASRTQTLELQQTLEASELQTLELQQVLEAAEEQYLEAQQTAEQKEVQLLKLQKSMEEKEEQYRKLQRQHGEILQQHEVLTDQYELHMLEHEELQEGIAENKRKYEQLGEELAERESAYQEAKRQLKEAEQNHVNMDRLYQEHLKQYEHLKQQYHGLQKQYDELQQKGSDMKRQQEDAEIEYLMVLEEKDQAQQKVNELTRLLDDAASRENEQRELMRNAEHSMQTYQEKLEDMMNRQQNWNSREQELQDELEEWRRQIAAGEDQLDNLQNEKEQTSAQLREVGENFELMANQYRLLQAELELQQEKTDKLQEEHSQLQDEYGKLQTEYNEWIELIEQDQS, encoded by the coding sequence GTGACTACACCTGATCGTACACGTGTCTCCGTAGAAATCTACGGGACTTCTTATAAACTGGTAGGCAGCAGTGCCGACTATATGAAAAAGGTTGCCACTTATGTCGATGAGCGAATGAACCTCATATCCAAGAGCCATTCCCGGTTGGATACGCCAAAATTGGCCGTATTGGCTGCTGTACATATGGCTGAGGAAGCGATCCAGATGCAGGATATTCGCAACGAAGTCAAAATGCTGACCGGAGAAAGAAGTGAGCTCCGGAGTGAGCTGGCTCAGCTTCAGGCTGCGCGGACAGAGCAGCAGGAATTGTATGCGAAGCTTAAGGAAGAGCATTCGACGGGCATAAAGGAGAAGGAAGAGCTCCGCAAACGGTGGGAAACCGAGAAAGCGGGACTTGAGAAGCAGCTCGAGGAAATAAAGGCGTCGTTGACGGGAGAGCTTCAGAAAACCCGGACAACGCTAAGTAAAGAACTCGAGGATACCCGTATTTTATTGAAAAAGGAAACGGAAATAAAGGAGTCCCTGCAGCGCAAGGAGAAGCAAGCCGCAGAACAGCTGCAGCGGGACAGGCAGTCCCTGGAAGCAAAGCATAAAACGGCCATGCAGGAGCTTGAGCGCGGGCATGCCGCGACACTTCAGTCAGCGCAGCAGAAGCATCAGGAACTTCTGAAGAGTACGGAGGAGAAGCATCAAACCGTATTGAGAGAATCCCAGCAGAAGTATGAGACTTCTCTGCAGGAATCGGAGAAAAAGCATAAGGCAGCTGTTGATGGGCTGAACAAGCAGCTTGATGAATTAAGGGGAGGAAGCTCTCAGCTCCAAGGCAAGCTTCGGAGTTTGCAAGAGGAGCTGCAGCAGGCGAAAAATGCATATGCCAAGCTTCAGGAGCAGCATCAGGCAGCACTGAAGAAAGAGGAGGTCTCCCAGACCGAGCTGAAGACGCTCAGAGAGCAGCAGATCCGTCTGAATGGACAGGTGGGCCGTTTGAAGGAGGAAGCTGTACACTCGGAAGAGGAGCATCGTCGGATGCAAAAGCTGCTTGAAGAATATAGTACTTCTTCCAATAAACAGAAGTCAGAGCTTGAGGAGCTGCACACAGAAGCGGCATCCTGGCGGACTCAAGTCGAGAAGCAGAAGGAAGAGATCGGTGAGCTGGAGCTTCGCGTTCTGGAAGCAGGAGAACAGAACGATGCACTTGAAGCCGGTATGAAGTCGCTTCATGACGAGCTCAGCGTATTGAAGGAACAAGCGGATAAAGATTCGCAGAAGCTCGCATCTGCAGACCAGAAAGCCTTGGAATATCAAGGTAGACTCGATGAACAGCAGCAGCTGATCCATTCGCAGAACAAGAAGCTTGACGATCTGGATGAAACGCTACAACTGCAGGAGCTTTCGATTGAAGAACAGAAGGAACTTCTGGTGGAGAAGGAAAAGCAGCTTCGGGAGCATCAGGCCAAACTCGAGTCGAATGAGGCACTGGTACAACAGTTGCAGCAGTCCTTGAAGGAGAAGGAAAACCAGCAACAGCAGCTAGAGCAGGCGCTCGAGGACAGAGAAGAGCGGTATCTCAAACTGCAGCAGACGCTGGAAGCAAGCGAAACGCAATCTTTGGAGCTGCAGCAGACGCTGGAAGCAAGCGAATTGCAAACTCTGGAGCTGCAGCAGTCGCTGGAGGCAAGCAGAGCGCAAACTCTGGAGCTGCAGCAGACGCTGGAAGCAAGCGAATTGCAAACTCTGGAGCTGCAGCAGTCGCTGGAGGCAAGCAGAGAGCAAACTCTGGAGCTGCAGCAGTCGCTGGAGGCAAGCAGAACGCAAACTTTGGAGCTGCAGCAGACGCTGGAGGCAAGCAGAGCGCAAACTCTGGAGCTGCAGCAGTCGCTGGAGGCAAGCAGAACGCAAACTTTGGAGCTGCAGCAGACGCTGGAAGCAAGCGAATTGCAAACTCTGGAGCTGCAGCAGGTGTTAGAGGCTGCAGAGGAACAGTATCTAGAGGCCCAGCAGACAGCAGAACAAAAAGAAGTCCAGCTTCTGAAGCTGCAGAAGTCCATGGAAGAAAAGGAAGAACAGTACCGGAAACTGCAGCGGCAGCATGGCGAAATTTTGCAGCAGCATGAGGTGCTGACAGATCAATATGAGCTGCATATGCTCGAGCATGAAGAACTGCAGGAGGGCATTGCAGAGAACAAACGGAAATACGAACAGCTCGGCGAAGAGCTCGCAGAGCGGGAATCGGCTTATCAGGAGGCCAAACGCCAACTTAAGGAAGCAGAACAAAACCATGTGAATATGGACCGGCTCTATCAGGAGCATCTGAAACAGTATGAACATTTGAAGCAGCAGTATCATGGCTTGCAAAAGCAGTATGACGAGCTTCAACAGAAGGGCAGCGATATGAAACGCCAGCAGGAGGATGCCGAAATCGAGTACCTGATGGTACTGGAGGAGAAGGATCAGGCACAACAGAAGGTGAATGAGCTTACCCGGCTGCTGGATGATGCTGCGAGCAGAGAAAATGAACAGCGTGAGCTGATGCGAAATGCGGAGCATTCGATGCAGACCTACCAGGAAAAGCTTGAGGATATGATGAACCGTCAGCAAAACTGGAACAGCAGGGAACAGGAGCTGCAGGATGAGCTGGAGGAATGGAGACGTCAAATTGCAGCAGGCGAAGATCAACTGGATAATCTGCAAAATGAGAAGGAACAGACATCTGCCCAGCTTCGGGAGGTTGGCGAGAACTTTGAATTGATGGCCAATCAGTACCGACTGCTTCAGGCGGAACTCGAGCTTCAGCAGGAAAAGACAGATAAGCTGCAGGAAGAACACAGCCAGCTACAGGATGAATACGGCAAGCTACAAACGGAGTATAACGAATGGATCGAGCTTATTGAGCAGGATCAAAGCTGA
- a CDS encoding cupredoxin domain-containing protein, protein MKKTLAFVLSCMLLLVLSACGAAKEDASTASSGVSDTGVAPSEELVIKAKNFAFDKQEYHLKKGVPVKISLDNEQGTHGVLIPALELQLDNKHKSMVVTPEKAGTFEMTCSVMCGAGHTAMLAKVIVDE, encoded by the coding sequence TTGAAGAAGACCCTAGCTTTTGTTCTCTCCTGCATGCTTCTTCTGGTACTTTCCGCTTGCGGGGCAGCAAAGGAAGACGCTTCGACTGCAAGCAGCGGTGTCAGCGACACGGGCGTTGCCCCTAGCGAAGAATTAGTCATCAAAGCAAAGAACTTTGCGTTTGATAAACAAGAATATCATCTTAAAAAGGGAGTTCCCGTAAAAATTTCGCTCGACAACGAGCAAGGTACCCACGGCGTATTGATTCCCGCACTTGAATTACAGCTCGACAACAAACATAAGTCCATGGTCGTTACGCCGGAGAAAGCCGGCACTTTCGAAATGACCTGCTCCGTCATGTGCGGCGCGGGACATACGGCCATGCTCGCCAAAGTCATTGTGGACGAATAG
- a CDS encoding GGDEF domain-containing protein, with amino-acid sequence MDRKNIILEDRWHRKILNAYWIVMLMFLAAQSVFLLSGGVFPDTVGMDASSWTRLAGSNGFTMLILVATEIWLRYWPKHHKKAIVGCGFLLSYMFYFIIEPSADGAQMALLLPVLISIVYFDRKMLYGFGVFTILIYGFLYFLMERPWYHKPIQEFIQVESVFIVSLIIGRTILVRVKEFISYLKSVMKSEQQLLVEKTISDKLLKMDALTGLYNHKTFHEYLDALLEHSEKYHLPLQLAIIDIDAFKKVNDTYGHWVGDLVLKQVASTITLIMMPNDFASRYGGEEFAVIFADKTLAEAQSITEDLRKGISIVEHSNMKGRPVTVSIGLCDYQPGDDKESLFRKADSALYQAKRTGKNKVVTASDSILSDSLEGKVASI; translated from the coding sequence ATGGACAGGAAAAATATTATTTTGGAGGACCGGTGGCACCGTAAAATTCTGAATGCCTACTGGATCGTTATGCTAATGTTCCTTGCGGCACAATCCGTTTTTTTACTGTCGGGCGGAGTCTTTCCTGATACAGTAGGAATGGATGCAAGCTCATGGACCCGACTGGCGGGATCCAATGGTTTTACCATGCTGATTCTGGTAGCAACCGAAATATGGTTGAGATATTGGCCGAAGCATCATAAAAAAGCTATTGTGGGTTGCGGTTTTTTGTTGTCTTACATGTTCTATTTTATTATAGAACCGTCAGCAGACGGGGCACAGATGGCTTTGCTGCTTCCTGTGTTGATTTCTATTGTTTATTTTGATCGGAAGATGTTGTACGGATTCGGTGTGTTTACGATTCTGATCTATGGATTTTTATATTTCCTGATGGAGCGTCCATGGTATCACAAGCCTATTCAGGAATTTATTCAAGTAGAAAGTGTATTCATAGTCAGTCTGATTATCGGACGTACTATTTTGGTCAGGGTAAAGGAATTTATCAGCTATCTGAAGTCTGTAATGAAATCCGAGCAGCAGCTGCTCGTGGAGAAAACCATATCGGACAAGCTCCTGAAGATGGATGCTTTGACCGGACTCTATAACCATAAAACGTTTCATGAATACCTTGATGCTCTGCTGGAGCACTCAGAAAAATATCATCTACCTCTGCAGCTGGCGATTATTGATATCGATGCCTTTAAAAAGGTAAATGATACATATGGACATTGGGTGGGAGATCTGGTGCTCAAGCAAGTGGCCTCTACCATCACGTTGATTATGATGCCGAATGATTTTGCCTCACGTTATGGCGGAGAGGAATTCGCGGTTATTTTTGCAGATAAAACTTTGGCGGAAGCACAGTCGATAACAGAAGATCTGCGTAAGGGGATTTCCATTGTAGAACATTCGAATATGAAAGGCAGACCGGTTACGGTAAGCATCGGTTTATGTGATTACCAGCCTGGAGATGATAAGGAATCCCTGTTCCGCAAGGCGGACAGTGCTCTTTATCAAGCAAAGCGAACGGGTAAAAATAAAGTGGTGACAGCTTCTGATTCGATACTTTCGGACTCGCTTGAGGGCAAGGTTGCTTCCATCTGA
- the pheS gene encoding phenylalanine--tRNA ligase subunit alpha gives MKEKLEALRQEALDQLQGVEDVQKLNDLRVKYLGKKGALTEILRGMGALSAEERPVIGQVGNEVRGAIEALIESKQDAFQKAETEQRLQAEKIDVTLPGRKMAQGGVHPLNKVIEEIEEIFIGMGYHIAEGPEVETDYYNFEALNLPKNHPARDMQDTFYITEELLMRTQTSPVQIRTMEKMEGEVPVKIICPGKVYRRDDDDATHSFQFNQIEGLVIGENIRMSDLKGTLLQFVQEMFGPNTQIRLRPSFFPFTEPSAEVDVTCVKCGGNGCRMCKQTGWLEILGCGMVHPKVLEMGGYDPEKYSGFAFGMGVERIAILKYGIDDIRHFYSSDLAFLKQFARM, from the coding sequence ATGAAGGAAAAACTCGAAGCGCTGCGGCAGGAGGCCCTCGATCAGCTGCAAGGAGTAGAGGATGTACAGAAGCTGAATGATCTGCGCGTTAAATATTTGGGTAAAAAGGGCGCGCTGACTGAAATTTTGCGTGGCATGGGCGCGCTGAGCGCAGAAGAACGTCCTGTGATCGGCCAAGTAGGCAACGAGGTGCGCGGGGCCATTGAAGCATTGATTGAATCCAAACAGGATGCATTTCAGAAGGCTGAGACCGAGCAGCGCCTGCAGGCGGAAAAGATCGACGTTACATTGCCTGGACGCAAAATGGCTCAAGGCGGCGTTCATCCGCTGAACAAGGTTATCGAAGAGATCGAAGAAATCTTCATCGGGATGGGCTATCACATTGCCGAGGGTCCCGAGGTGGAAACAGACTATTATAACTTTGAGGCACTGAATCTTCCGAAAAACCATCCTGCGCGCGATATGCAGGACACGTTCTATATTACGGAAGAGCTCCTGATGCGCACGCAGACTTCCCCTGTGCAAATCCGTACCATGGAAAAAATGGAGGGCGAAGTGCCTGTGAAAATCATTTGTCCGGGCAAGGTTTACCGCCGCGATGATGATGATGCCACGCATTCCTTCCAGTTCAATCAAATTGAAGGTCTGGTTATTGGCGAAAACATCCGCATGAGCGATCTGAAAGGCACGCTGCTTCAGTTCGTACAGGAAATGTTTGGACCTAACACGCAAATACGCCTTCGTCCCAGCTTCTTCCCGTTCACCGAACCAAGCGCGGAAGTGGATGTCACTTGCGTAAAATGTGGCGGCAATGGATGCCGGATGTGCAAGCAAACCGGATGGCTGGAGATTTTGGGCTGCGGCATGGTGCATCCGAAAGTGCTCGAAATGGGCGGCTATGATCCGGAGAAATACAGCGGATTTGCATTCGGTATGGGTGTGGAGCGGATCGCAATCTTGAAATACGGCATTGACGATATTCGTCATTTCTATAGCAGTGATTTGGCATTTTTGAAGCAGTTTGCCCGCATGTAA
- a CDS encoding phage holin family protein, producing MHFLGHVVRFIVSAIVLMIVGWIVPQFSVGGFWSALLLALVIALLGWVVEGIFGKRVSPFGRGIVGFIVSAVVIYIAQFIVGGVSVTILGAVLAALVIGIIDLFIPVTPFNAAKDHK from the coding sequence ATGCATTTTCTAGGGCATGTTGTACGATTTATCGTTTCCGCGATCGTGCTTATGATTGTCGGCTGGATCGTTCCGCAATTCTCCGTGGGCGGATTCTGGAGCGCTTTACTGCTGGCTCTGGTCATTGCTTTGCTCGGTTGGGTTGTGGAAGGAATCTTCGGGAAAAGAGTATCGCCATTCGGTCGAGGCATTGTCGGCTTTATCGTAAGTGCGGTGGTCATATACATCGCCCAGTTTATCGTTGGAGGCGTTAGCGTCACCATCCTAGGTGCCGTCCTCGCTGCCCTCGTCATCGGGATCATCGACCTGTTCATTCCGGTAACTCCTTTCAATGCAGCCAAAGACCATAAATAA